GCACGGTCCAGGCGCCGTGTTCGGCCCGCTCCACCGTCAGCATCACGTGCCGCGCCCCCCCATCGCCGGGCGCCGTCGCCCTGCGGAGGCGTCCTTCCCGTCGCCCCTGCCCCGTCCGCCCCCGTCGAAACACCCGCACCGGAATCCGGCGGGATCCCTTACCACCGAGGCCCGACGCCGCACCGGCAGTTGCCCGAAGGGGGGCGCACTCCGGCGCGGGCGGACTACGTTGGAACCATGGCGAAGGACACACCACCGCGCTGGGACCGCAGGATGCAGCAGCGGCTGGCACGCGGCGAGGCGGCCGCGCTGGGCGAGCTGTACGACCGCTTCGCCTCCCTCGTCCACAACACCGCCCACCGCGTCCTGGAGGACCAGGGGGCCGCCGACCTGGTCACCCGGGAGGTGTTCGGGTACGTGTGGGAGAACCCGGACGCCTACGACCCGCGCGAGGAGGGGTCGTTGCGGGCGTGGATCGCGCGGCTGGCCCGCCGCCAGGCCGTGTACCGCCTGCGCCAGAGCGGTACACGGGCGCTCGCCGAGCACGGCGGGGGTTCGGCGGAGGAGTGGGAGCAGAAGGTACGGCGGGCGGCGGTGGCGGCCCGCGCCGACTACATCGTCACCGCCATGCCGGCGCCGCTGCGCAAGGCGCTGGAGCTGGCGTACTTCCAGCGCCGGGACTACCGCCAGACCGCCGCCGACCTCGGCGTGACCGAGGACGAGGCGCGGCGCCGGCTGCGGTTGGGGCTCCAACTGCTGTCCACGGCCCACACCCGGCCCGTCGAGGGGTCGCCGCCCGGGTACGGCGGGTACGGCGGGTCACCGCTGTGACCGGCCCGCCGGACGGGGACGGTCGCGACGGCGAGCCCGACGGCCGGGACGGCGTGGGCCGCGCGCCCCGCATACCGGCCCCGCGCCGCGCGGCGGACGACGCGGCACGCCCCGCCCCGGAGGCCCGGGCGCCCGGCGCACCGGACCCCCGGGGCGCCGGACGGCACGAGCCGGAGCCGGACCCTCGGCAGCCGGGCCGTGAGCCGGACCCTCGCGACGCCGGACGGCACGATCCGGAGCCGGGTCCGCCGGAGACTGGCCGGGAGCCGGGGGAGCGGAGCCCGCGGGAGCCGGGTCCGGTACCGGACG
This portion of the Streptomyces changanensis genome encodes:
- a CDS encoding sigma-70 family RNA polymerase sigma factor, which produces MAKDTPPRWDRRMQQRLARGEAAALGELYDRFASLVHNTAHRVLEDQGAADLVTREVFGYVWENPDAYDPREEGSLRAWIARLARRQAVYRLRQSGTRALAEHGGGSAEEWEQKVRRAAVAARADYIVTAMPAPLRKALELAYFQRRDYRQTAADLGVTEDEARRRLRLGLQLLSTAHTRPVEGSPPGYGGYGGSPL